One Hevea brasiliensis isolate MT/VB/25A 57/8 chromosome 5, ASM3005281v1, whole genome shotgun sequence genomic region harbors:
- the LOC110659587 gene encoding probable glycosyltransferase STELLO1: MLVQGRAAAPKSSRPLPTTLHPNHNSNHHHHHQHQDYRFSPSKSLDFSTWFSENLYKIIICFFLIATVAAVFFLRNTGDTAAFLYLQSKSQPIEKTLPFPHINWNHIPPIADTASTYANFRTERWIIVSVSDYPSDSLKKLVKIKGWQLLAIGNSKSPRDWALKGAIYLSLEQQASLGFRVVDFVPYDSYVRKSVGYLFAVQHGAKKIFDADDRGEVIGGDLGKHFDVELIGEGARQETILQYSHDNENRTVLNPYIHFGQRSVWPRGLPLENVGEIDHEEFYTEIFGGKHFIQQGISNGLPDVDSVFYFTRKSGLEAFDIRFDEHAPKVALPQGIMVPVNSLNTMYHSSAFWGLMLPVSVSSMASDVLRGYWGQRLLWEIGGYVVVYPPTINRYDSIKGYPFSEEKDLHVNVGRLIKFLVAWRSNKHRLFEKILELSYAMAEEGFWTEQDVKFTAAWLQDLIAVGYQQPRLMSLELDRPGASIGHGDRREFIPRKLPSVHLGVEETGTVSYEIGNLIRWRKNFGNVVLIMFCTGPVERTALEWRLLYGRIFKTVVILSQQKNEDLAVEEGNLEQLYKHLPKIFHRFASAEGFLFLKDDTVLNYWNLLLADKSKLWITDKISKSWLTVSTKGNSDWHGKQAEMVKKVVGSMPVHFQVNYKDAMKSDQSITICSSEIFYIPHHYVADFVDLVSLLDDLEIHHKIAIPMFFLSMDSPQNFDSVLSTMLYKQKPPSTNSTIYSARAPAIHPWNVSSEQDFIKLVRIMAEGDPLLKELVLR, from the exons ATGTTGGTCCAGGGCCGTGCAGCAGCCCCCAAATCCTCAAGACCGCTTCCTACCACCCTCCATCCAAACCACAACAGCAaccaccatcaccaccaccaacACCAGGATTACCGTTTCTCTCCCTCCAAATCCCTTGATTTCTCCACCTGGTTCTCTGAAAACCTCTACAAGATCATCATCTGTTTTTTCCTCATTGCCACCGTCGCCGCCGTCTTCTTCCTTCGGAATACTGGTGACACTGCCGCCTTTCTTTATCTTCAATCCAAGTCTCAACCCATTGAGAAAACCCTCCCATTTCCCCATATTAACTGGAATCACATCCCACCTATTGCTGATACGGCTTCTACCTATGCCAATTTTCGCACTGAGAGATGGATCATTGTTTCGGTCTCTGATTATCCCTCTGATTCGCTTAAGAAACTCGTTAAAATTAAGGGCTGGCAGTTGCTGGCTATTGGGAATTCGAAGAGCCCGAGAGATTGGGCGTTAAAGGGTGCGATATACTTGTCTTTGGAGCAGCAAGCGAGTTTGGGGTTTAGGGTTGTGGATTTTGTGCCATATGATTCTTATGTTAGGAAAAGCGTTGGGTATTTATTTGCTGTCCAGCATGGGGCCAAGAAAATCTTCGACGCTGATGATCGTGGTGAGGTGATTGGAGGAGATTTAGGGAAGCATTTTGATGTGGAATTAATTGGAGAGGGAGCTAGGCAAGAGACTATATTGCAGTACAGTCATGATAATGAGAATAGGACTGTGTTGAATCCTTACATTCATTTTGGGCAGAGGTCGGTTTGGCCTAGAGGGTTGCCATTGGagaatgtgggtgaaattgaccACGAAGAGTTCTACACTGAGATTTTTGGTGGGAAACATTTTATTCAGCAAGGGATTTCGAATGGATTGCCAGATGTTGATTCTGTCTTTTATTTTACTAGGAAATCTGGTTTGGAAGCTTTTGATATTAGGTTTGATGAGCATGCCCCTAAAGTGGCATTGCCCCAGGGGATAATGGTGCCAGTGAATTCATTGAATACAATGTACCATTCATCGGCTTTTTGGGGTTTGATGCTTCCGGTTTCAGTAAGCTCAATGGCCTCTGATGTGTTAAGGGGCTATTGGGGGCAAAGGCTTTTGTGGGAGATTGGTGGGTATGTTGTGGTTTACCCACCTACTATTAATAGATATGATAGTATTAAGGGATACCCTTTTTCGGAAGAGAAGGATCTTCATGTAAATGTAGGGAGGCTGATTAAGTTCTTGGTAGCATGGAGGTCGAATAAACATAGGTTGTTTGAAAAGATTTTGGAGTTGAGTTATGCAATGGCAGAGGAGGGCTTTTGGACAGAGCAGGATGTGAAGTTTACTGCTGCTTGGCTTCAGGACTTGATTGCTGTTGGATATCAGCAGCCTAGGTTAATGTCACTGGAATTGGATCGGCCAGGGGCAAGTATTGGCCATGGGGATCGAAGGGAGTTTATCCCTCGTAAGCTGCCATCTGTGCATCTTGGAGTAGAGGAAACAGGGACCGTGAGTTATGAGATTGGCAACTTGATTCGGTGGAGGAAGAATTTTGGAAATGTTGTGCTTATTATGTTTTGCACTGGGCCTGTGGAACGGACTGCTTTGGAATGGAGATTGCTTTATGGGAGGATATTCAAAACAGTGGTTATTTTGTCACAGCAGAAGAACGAGGATCTTGCTGTTGAAGAGGGCAATTTGGAGCAATTATACAA GCATCTGCCCAAGATATTTCATCGGTTTGCTAGTGCAGAAGGCTTTTTATTCCTTAAGGATGATACTGTCCTCAATTATTGGAATTTGCTTCTGGCTGACAAGAGTAAGCTATGGATTACTGATAAG ATTTCGAAATCCTGGCTTACTGTGTCAACCAAAGGAAACTCAGATTGGCATGGCAAACAAGCTGAAATGGTAAAAAAAGTTGTTGGTTCAATGCCTGTTCACTTCCAAGTAAATTATAAGGATGCTATGAAGAGTGATCAGAGCATCACGATATGCAGTTCTGAGATATTCTACATTCCTCATCATTATGTAGCTGACTTTGTAGATCTTGTCAGCCTTTTGGATGATCTGGAAATCCATCACAAAATTGCCATACCTATGTTCTTTCTTTCAATGGATTCGCCTCAGAATTTTGACTCTGTGCTTAGTACAATGCTATATAAACAGAAGCCACCGTCAACTAATTCAACAATTTATTCTGCTCGAGCACCTGCTATTCACCCGTGGAATGTGTCAAGTGAACAAGATTTCATAAAGCTGGTAAGAATAATGGCAGAAGGTGACCCTCTCCTAAAGGAGTTAGTTTTAAGGTAA